A stretch of the Bradyrhizobium sp. CCBAU 53351 genome encodes the following:
- a CDS encoding substrate-binding protein, which yields MFDRTQLSRRRFLSNFAFASGAVATGVGSWMIPAPWANAAEAPIKVGIATDLTGPIAYAGNADANVAKMVIKEINAAGGLLGRPLELYIEDTASNESVAVGNVRKLIQRDKVDMVLGGITSSMRNAIKDPIVARGKTLYIYPQLYEGKECTPYLFCTGPTPAQQCDEFIPWLIKNGGKKFALPSANYVWPHTLNVYARKVIEANGGEVVFEEYYPLDQVDFSATVNRIVSNKVDVVFNTVIPPGVGPFFKQLYEAGFLKNGGRLACVYYDENTLNINQAAEIEGLASCLDYFKVLTKENPFDAKIQAAYEKDFPGNFLFAAGSAATGTYRGLKLWEAAVKEAGKIDRESVAAALDHAKIAEGPGGPAEMVPGKRHCKMKMYTAVAKAGNYEIVARSEGLVDPKEC from the coding sequence ATGTTCGATCGCACGCAGCTCTCTCGGCGCCGCTTTCTCTCCAATTTCGCCTTTGCGTCCGGTGCGGTTGCGACCGGCGTCGGCAGCTGGATGATCCCCGCGCCCTGGGCCAATGCGGCCGAGGCGCCGATCAAGGTCGGCATCGCCACCGACCTCACCGGTCCGATCGCCTATGCCGGCAATGCCGACGCCAATGTCGCCAAGATGGTGATCAAGGAGATCAACGCCGCCGGCGGCCTGCTCGGCCGTCCGCTCGAGCTCTATATCGAGGACACCGCCTCCAACGAATCCGTCGCCGTCGGCAACGTGCGAAAACTGATCCAGCGCGACAAGGTCGACATGGTCTTGGGCGGCATCACCTCCTCGATGCGCAACGCGATCAAGGATCCGATCGTGGCGCGTGGCAAGACGCTCTACATCTATCCGCAGCTCTACGAGGGCAAGGAGTGCACGCCCTATCTGTTCTGCACCGGGCCCACACCGGCGCAGCAATGCGACGAGTTCATCCCCTGGCTGATCAAGAACGGCGGCAAGAAGTTCGCGCTGCCGAGCGCCAATTACGTCTGGCCGCACACGCTCAACGTCTATGCCCGCAAGGTGATCGAAGCGAACGGCGGCGAGGTCGTGTTCGAGGAATACTACCCGCTCGACCAGGTCGACTTTTCCGCGACCGTCAACCGCATCGTCTCCAACAAGGTCGACGTCGTCTTCAACACCGTCATTCCGCCGGGTGTCGGCCCGTTCTTCAAGCAGCTCTATGAAGCCGGCTTCCTCAAGAACGGCGGACGGCTCGCCTGCGTCTACTATGACGAGAACACGCTCAACATCAATCAGGCCGCGGAGATCGAGGGGCTCGCCAGCTGCCTCGACTATTTCAAGGTGCTGACCAAGGAGAACCCGTTCGACGCAAAAATCCAGGCGGCCTATGAAAAGGATTTTCCGGGCAACTTCCTGTTCGCCGCCGGCAGCGCCGCGACCGGCACCTATCGCGGCCTGAAGCTGTGGGAAGCGGCGGTGAAGGAAGCCGGCAAGATCGACCGCGAGTCGGTTGCCGCCGCGCTCGACCACGCCAAGATCGCCGAAGGTCCGGGCGGGCCTGCCGAGATGGTCCCCGGCAAGCGCCACTGCAAGATGAAGATGTACACCGCGGTCGCCAAGGCCGGCAATTACGAGATCGTCGCCCGCAGCGAAGGCCTCGTCGATCCCAAAGAATGCTAA
- a CDS encoding amidase, with protein MTVALPTPAQLRSVAEQCGLSLTDEDVTSFRGLMQGSIEAYNLVAAMPDELPEVKYPRTPGYRPSTEENPRNAWYRKSIVKGAASGKLKGKTVALKDNIMLAGVPMTNGSSTLEGYVPDFDATIVTRMLDAGAEIKGKVHCEHFCLSGGSHTGSYGPVHNPHKMGYSAGGSSSGSGVVVALGEVDMAIGGDQGGSIRMPSSFCGIYGMKPTWGLVPYTGIMPIEIYVDHTGPMTATVADNALLLEVLAGDDGYDPRIKAPKVEEYTKALGQGVKGMKIGIVKEGFEQPVAEAAVNESVREAAKRFKDLGATVETVSIPMHLLGGAIWTPIGTEGLTQTMMFGDGYGLSRGDLYSTSLMDFHRGWRRQADSLSETTKLFMMLGTYINNNFGPRFYGKALNISRRLTAAYDKAFADYDLLLMPTTPMKATKLPEPNASREDYVARALEMISNTAPFDITHHPAMSLPCGMVDGLPVGLMLVGRMFEESTIYRAAHAFEQIGDWKKM; from the coding sequence GTGACAGTTGCCCTTCCCACGCCAGCCCAACTTCGCAGTGTCGCCGAGCAATGCGGCCTATCGCTCACCGACGAGGACGTCACCTCGTTCCGCGGCCTGATGCAGGGCTCGATCGAGGCCTACAATCTCGTGGCCGCGATGCCGGACGAGCTGCCGGAGGTGAAGTACCCGCGCACGCCGGGCTATCGGCCCTCGACCGAGGAGAACCCGCGCAACGCCTGGTATCGCAAGTCGATCGTGAAGGGCGCCGCCAGCGGCAAGCTCAAGGGCAAGACCGTCGCGCTGAAGGACAACATCATGCTGGCCGGCGTGCCCATGACCAACGGCTCGTCGACGCTGGAAGGCTATGTGCCTGATTTCGACGCCACCATCGTCACGCGCATGCTGGATGCCGGCGCCGAGATCAAGGGCAAGGTGCATTGCGAGCACTTCTGCCTGTCCGGCGGCAGCCACACCGGCTCCTACGGGCCGGTGCATAATCCGCACAAGATGGGCTACTCGGCCGGCGGCTCGTCGTCGGGCTCCGGCGTCGTGGTCGCGCTCGGCGAGGTCGACATGGCGATCGGCGGCGATCAGGGCGGTTCGATCCGCATGCCGTCCTCGTTCTGCGGCATCTACGGCATGAAGCCGACCTGGGGCCTCGTCCCCTACACCGGCATCATGCCGATCGAGATCTACGTCGACCATACCGGCCCGATGACTGCGACGGTCGCCGACAACGCGCTGCTGCTCGAAGTGCTCGCCGGCGACGATGGCTACGATCCGCGCATCAAGGCGCCCAAGGTCGAGGAGTACACCAAGGCGCTTGGCCAGGGCGTCAAGGGCATGAAGATCGGCATCGTCAAGGAAGGCTTTGAGCAGCCGGTCGCGGAGGCCGCGGTGAACGAAAGCGTGCGCGAGGCCGCCAAGCGCTTCAAGGATTTGGGCGCCACCGTCGAGACCGTCTCGATCCCGATGCATCTCTTGGGCGGCGCGATCTGGACCCCGATCGGCACCGAGGGCCTGACCCAGACCATGATGTTCGGCGATGGCTACGGCCTGTCCCGCGGCGATCTCTATTCGACCTCGCTGATGGATTTCCATCGCGGCTGGCGCCGGCAGGCCGATTCGCTGTCCGAGACCACGAAGCTATTCATGATGCTCGGCACCTACATCAACAACAATTTCGGTCCGCGCTTCTACGGCAAGGCGCTCAACATCTCGCGCCGGCTGACCGCGGCCTACGACAAGGCGTTCGCGGACTACGACCTCCTGCTGATGCCGACCACGCCGATGAAGGCGACCAAGCTGCCGGAGCCCAATGCCAGCCGCGAGGATTACGTCGCCCGCGCGCTGGAGATGATCTCCAACACCGCGCCGTTCGACATCACCCATCATCCCGCGATGTCGCTGCCTTGCGGCATGGTCGACGGCTTGCCGGTCGGCCTGATGCTCGTCGGCCGCATGTTCGAGGAATCAACCATCTACCGCGCCGCCCACGCCTTCGAGCAGATCGGCGACTGGAAGAAGATGTGA
- a CDS encoding ABC transporter ATP-binding protein, with protein sequence MPEQQFLNISHLDAGYGRSQVLFDVNLGIPWRGGVAVLGRNGAGKTTLMKTIVGELPAWNGEVAFDGRDISRRATQERVRAGIGYVPQEHSVFARLSVRDNLAVGSLANKDASAVDRVLAIFPKLGQRLDQPAGTLSGGERKMLAIGRAMLGDPKLLLLDEPTEGVWIGVIEEITERLIELAKTIAVIIVEQHLDLALRVADYAYVLDRGRVALQGEAGEVRGNPELMRYLAP encoded by the coding sequence GTGCCTGAGCAACAATTTCTCAACATCAGCCATCTCGACGCCGGCTACGGCCGGAGCCAGGTGCTGTTCGACGTCAACCTCGGCATTCCCTGGCGCGGCGGCGTCGCCGTGCTCGGGCGCAACGGCGCCGGCAAGACCACGCTGATGAAGACCATCGTCGGCGAGCTGCCGGCGTGGAACGGCGAGGTCGCCTTCGACGGCCGCGACATCAGCCGCCGTGCCACCCAGGAACGCGTGCGCGCCGGCATCGGCTATGTGCCGCAGGAGCATTCGGTGTTCGCGCGCCTGTCGGTGCGCGACAATCTCGCGGTCGGCTCGCTCGCGAACAAGGACGCCTCCGCCGTCGACCGCGTGCTGGCGATCTTCCCAAAACTCGGCCAGCGCCTCGATCAGCCCGCCGGCACGCTGTCGGGCGGCGAGCGCAAGATGCTCGCGATCGGCCGCGCCATGTTGGGGGATCCCAAGCTGCTGCTGTTGGACGAGCCGACCGAAGGCGTCTGGATCGGCGTCATCGAGGAGATCACCGAGCGCCTGATCGAGCTGGCGAAGACGATCGCCGTCATCATCGTCGAGCAGCACCTCGATTTGGCGCTCCGCGTCGCCGATTATGCTTACGTGCTCGACCGCGGCAGGGTCGCGTTGCAAGGCGAGGCCGGCGAGGTGAGGGGCAATCCGGAGCTGATGCGGTATCTGGCGCCGTAG
- a CDS encoding ABC transporter ATP-binding protein — MLLEAAGIKKIFGKLTALDDAALSVGENEFHGLIGPNGSGKSTLMKCIAGAEVPTTGKVSFVNTDITAFTPTERARAGMSLKFQITSVLPSLTLYDNILLALQAHCSLFDLVFSRTRGALHDQVMSMLTQFRLADRAFDAAAALSHGQQQWLEIAMALAGKPKLLLLDEPTGGMSLEERRVTGELLQPIKQHCSLVIVEHDLDFIRDICDRLTVLDQGRVLASGTVSEIQANTSVQEIYLRRA; from the coding sequence ATGCTCCTTGAAGCCGCCGGCATCAAGAAGATCTTCGGCAAGCTCACCGCGCTCGACGACGCGGCGCTTAGCGTCGGCGAGAACGAATTCCACGGCCTGATCGGCCCGAACGGCTCCGGCAAGAGCACCTTGATGAAGTGCATCGCCGGCGCAGAAGTGCCGACCACAGGCAAGGTCTCCTTCGTCAACACCGACATCACCGCGTTCACGCCGACCGAGCGCGCGCGGGCCGGCATGAGCCTGAAGTTCCAGATCACATCCGTGCTGCCCTCGCTGACGCTGTACGACAACATCCTGCTCGCGTTGCAGGCGCATTGCTCGCTGTTCGACCTGGTGTTCTCGCGCACGCGCGGCGCGCTGCACGACCAAGTCATGTCCATGCTGACGCAGTTCCGCCTGGCCGATCGCGCCTTCGATGCGGCGGCGGCGCTGTCGCACGGCCAGCAGCAATGGCTGGAGATCGCGATGGCGCTCGCGGGCAAGCCAAAACTGCTGCTGCTCGACGAGCCGACCGGCGGCATGAGCCTGGAGGAGCGCCGCGTCACCGGCGAGCTGCTCCAGCCGATCAAGCAGCATTGCTCCCTCGTCATCGTCGAGCACGACCTCGATTTCATTCGCGACATCTGCGATCGCCTCACCGTGCTCGACCAGGGCAGGGTGCTGGCGTCGGGCACCGTGTCCGAGATCCAGGCCAACACATCCGTCCAGGAGATTTATCTGCGCCGTGCCTGA
- a CDS encoding tetratricopeptide repeat protein, whose protein sequence is MASCYAENHLRHIAWLEKRHGPISDEVVTALRTLIGLICRSEDPVEAIPFLDRCTSIQESLHGPQSILGDLNSWISKAGGVDFKLVEPFQLKRLAIKSALFGENSRQTAGECEAIARRWALLGDYARAAALLERSISILETIHGAVSVEMAAAVDTLAEIGARLKKWEATEANLQRSLHLKQKIFGERSEEAARTLLTVAITHANSSNLQDRRLRSERARKAVTAFAQGLGIMEERFGSDSFEVRKALAAMISAYVDCGEFWEAEPLLKRLLAMSEQTYGKDAAALLWILAELAAGYAREGSQDAEPTLERGFSVLRAFLDPAKPASRYRTADLAGNKAAPHGGVLETLVEASEMHRRNLRKRWGA, encoded by the coding sequence ATGGCATCTTGCTATGCAGAGAACCACCTTCGACATATCGCCTGGCTGGAAAAGCGCCACGGCCCAATCAGCGACGAGGTCGTCACGGCCCTGCGAACGCTGATCGGACTGATCTGCCGGAGTGAGGATCCCGTCGAAGCCATACCCTTTCTCGACCGTTGCACCTCGATCCAGGAAAGCCTGCACGGGCCGCAGTCCATCCTGGGCGACCTCAACTCCTGGATCAGCAAGGCAGGCGGCGTCGACTTCAAGCTCGTCGAGCCATTTCAGTTGAAGCGGCTGGCGATCAAGTCCGCGCTCTTTGGTGAGAACAGCCGGCAGACCGCCGGGGAATGCGAGGCCATCGCGCGAAGATGGGCCCTTCTTGGTGACTACGCGCGCGCCGCAGCTCTTCTGGAGCGAAGCATCTCGATCCTCGAGACGATCCACGGCGCCGTCAGCGTCGAGATGGCAGCCGCCGTCGACACGCTCGCCGAGATCGGGGCGCGGCTGAAGAAATGGGAGGCCACTGAGGCGAACCTGCAACGCAGCTTGCATCTGAAGCAAAAGATATTCGGCGAGCGCAGCGAGGAAGCGGCACGGACATTGCTGACCGTCGCCATCACCCACGCAAATTCCAGCAATCTGCAGGACCGCAGGCTCAGGAGCGAGCGTGCGCGCAAGGCCGTGACCGCCTTCGCGCAGGGCCTCGGCATCATGGAGGAGCGGTTTGGATCAGACAGCTTCGAGGTCCGGAAAGCTCTCGCCGCGATGATTTCGGCCTATGTGGATTGTGGAGAGTTCTGGGAGGCCGAACCTCTGCTCAAGCGGCTCCTCGCAATGAGCGAGCAGACCTATGGAAAGGACGCTGCGGCCCTGCTCTGGATTCTCGCCGAGCTCGCCGCCGGCTATGCGCGCGAAGGCTCGCAAGACGCCGAGCCGACCCTGGAGCGGGGCTTCTCGGTGCTGCGGGCATTCCTCGACCCCGCAAAGCCGGCCTCTCGGTACAGAACGGCAGATCTGGCAGGCAACAAGGCGGCGCCCCACGGCGGCGTGCTGGAGACGCTGGTCGAGGCCTCGGAGATGCATCGCCGCAACCTTCGAAAGCGATGGGGAGCGTAG
- a CDS encoding branched-chain amino acid ABC transporter permease, with protein MLKPMSVVRQAIADDGAGDGMAERVAAGQAGDRVKVGRKVLPIVEGVVLVAALLAPLVLQDYLTVFATRVIILALFALSFDLVWGYAGIMSFGQALFFGSAGYGVALLARDLDITNILLVLPAGTLIGLTFALLLGGFLLLGRHPSSVIFVSLGTLTGSYAADRLARGWYYLGGQNGIPSIAPMTLGGYEFTEGPAFYYLVLGILVAVYLLCRFLVRSQFGLALAGLRENEQRIAFFGYKAQHLKAIIFTIGGGVAGLAGSLYAFHEGFVWPNMVGVVVSTQVVLYVLFGGSGTLIGAVIGAVIVEGVSFWLSDNYRDVWPIILGLLLLLVILFRPLGLISFVLGERERVGSFGAKAKEKRHAP; from the coding sequence ATGCTGAAGCCGATGAGTGTGGTAAGACAGGCCATCGCCGACGACGGAGCGGGCGACGGGATGGCTGAACGCGTGGCGGCGGGACAGGCCGGGGACCGAGTCAAAGTAGGACGAAAAGTCCTGCCGATCGTGGAGGGCGTCGTGCTGGTCGCGGCGCTGCTCGCGCCGCTGGTGCTGCAGGACTATCTCACGGTGTTCGCGACGCGCGTGATCATCCTCGCGCTGTTCGCGCTGTCGTTCGACCTGGTCTGGGGCTATGCCGGCATCATGAGTTTCGGCCAGGCCCTGTTCTTCGGCTCGGCCGGCTATGGCGTCGCACTGCTCGCGCGCGACCTCGACATCACCAACATCCTGCTGGTGCTGCCGGCGGGAACGCTGATCGGCCTCACCTTCGCGCTGCTGCTCGGCGGCTTCCTGCTGCTGGGCCGGCATCCCTCCAGCGTGATCTTCGTTTCGCTGGGCACGCTGACCGGCTCCTACGCCGCCGATCGGCTCGCGCGCGGCTGGTATTATCTCGGCGGCCAGAACGGCATCCCCTCGATCGCGCCAATGACGCTCGGCGGCTACGAGTTCACGGAAGGGCCGGCGTTCTATTATCTCGTGCTCGGCATTCTCGTCGCCGTCTATCTGCTCTGCCGCTTCCTGGTGCGCTCGCAATTCGGCCTCGCGCTCGCGGGGCTCCGGGAGAACGAACAGCGCATCGCCTTCTTCGGCTACAAGGCGCAGCACCTGAAGGCGATCATCTTCACCATCGGCGGCGGCGTCGCGGGGCTCGCCGGCAGCCTCTATGCCTTCCACGAAGGCTTCGTCTGGCCCAACATGGTCGGCGTCGTCGTCTCGACGCAGGTGGTGCTCTACGTGCTGTTCGGCGGCTCCGGCACGCTGATCGGCGCCGTCATCGGTGCCGTGATCGTCGAAGGCGTCAGCTTCTGGCTGTCGGACAATTATCGCGACGTCTGGCCGATCATTCTGGGCTTGTTGCTGCTGCTCGTGATCCTGTTCCGTCCCCTCGGCCTGATCAGCTTTGTCCTCGGCGAGCGCGAGCGCGTCGGCAGCTTCGGCGCCAAAGCAAAAGAGAAGCGCCATGCTCCTTGA
- a CDS encoding branched-chain amino acid ABC transporter permease: MANAFVAAFEILSFGAIIVLIVLGLGIIASMMGIFNFAQGEFVLLGAYVTYLAYAKGLPIWAGMVAAPFLVGGLGFVLEALIIRRFYAAPIVAMLGTYALGLIIRESVRGLIGGFYLTVPEPIGGSIDIGAMHISAWRFTIIVITLLVMGGCYLLLSRTSFGLRVRATLENPSLARASGISTPLIYGATFAFGAALAGLAGALIVPVFSLFADLGLRFLIQGFVAVMVGGVGSFIGPVAGAGVIGTLSAALPWVMAPVVADVLVFVLAIVFIKFRPQGLIAGKGV, from the coding sequence ATGGCTAACGCGTTCGTCGCAGCGTTCGAGATCCTGAGCTTCGGCGCGATCATCGTCCTGATCGTGCTAGGGCTCGGGATCATCGCCAGCATGATGGGCATCTTCAACTTCGCGCAGGGCGAGTTCGTTCTGCTCGGGGCCTACGTCACCTATCTCGCCTACGCCAAGGGCCTGCCGATCTGGGCCGGCATGGTCGCCGCACCGTTCCTGGTCGGCGGGCTCGGCTTCGTGCTGGAGGCGCTGATCATCCGCCGCTTCTATGCCGCGCCGATCGTCGCCATGCTCGGCACCTATGCGCTCGGCCTGATCATCCGCGAATCCGTTCGCGGGCTGATCGGCGGCTTCTACCTGACCGTCCCGGAGCCGATCGGCGGCTCGATCGACATCGGCGCCATGCACATCTCGGCCTGGCGCTTCACCATCATCGTCATCACGCTCCTGGTGATGGGGGGCTGCTATTTGCTGCTGTCGCGCACCAGCTTCGGCTTGCGCGTGCGGGCCACGCTGGAGAATCCGTCGCTGGCGCGCGCCTCCGGCATCTCCACGCCGCTGATCTACGGCGCCACCTTTGCCTTTGGTGCGGCGCTGGCCGGACTTGCCGGCGCGCTGATCGTGCCTGTGTTCAGCCTGTTCGCCGATCTCGGCCTGCGCTTCCTGATCCAGGGCTTTGTCGCGGTCATGGTCGGCGGCGTCGGCTCCTTCATCGGCCCTGTCGCGGGCGCCGGCGTCATCGGCACGCTCAGCGCGGCGCTGCCCTGGGTGATGGCGCCCGTCGTCGCCGACGTCCTCGTCTTCGTGCTCGCCATTGTCTTCATCAAATTCCGCCCGCAGGGCCTCATCGCTGGAAAAGGGGTTTAG
- a CDS encoding substrate-binding domain-containing protein, whose product MRATVNFPAHGGPALPPSLLFRNLSSSAAGGALSPSDHALFKRRGANRLRIGGFICCTGSPGVWGPCATNSAQLAVAEINKRGGILGREIELSIYDAGGPLDEVLDRAEQAIAFDEVDLIVGLHTSAVRVALRDVTMRHRIPYIYTPVYEGGERTPGVMAIGETPRWQSRPAIHWLADVKKAQRWYLIGSDYVWPWQSHRAVKNYIRETGGHVVGEEFVPLGEDNHEPHLARIRAAKPDVVLISLIGTDSITFNRAFGEWGLGATTLRLAGAMDDTVLLGIGADNSENMFCASGYFTGTGTRANDDFQSRYRAMFGPNAPPIGSVGQSSYEGLRFLEAVANKAGSLSMGPMLVAGRNIVYSGARGPVTVRDGRARMPMHLAEADGLDFKLIKPI is encoded by the coding sequence GTGCGCGCGACGGTGAACTTCCCGGCTCACGGCGGCCCGGCGTTGCCGCCGTCTTTGCTGTTCAGGAATCTGTCGTCGTCGGCAGCCGGCGGCGCGTTGTCGCCGAGCGACCACGCCTTGTTCAAACGGCGCGGCGCCAACAGGCTGCGCATCGGCGGCTTCATCTGCTGCACCGGCTCGCCCGGCGTCTGGGGGCCGTGCGCCACCAACAGCGCGCAGCTCGCCGTCGCCGAGATCAACAAGCGCGGCGGCATCCTTGGCCGCGAGATCGAGCTGTCGATCTACGACGCCGGCGGGCCGCTGGATGAGGTTCTGGACCGTGCCGAGCAGGCGATCGCGTTCGACGAGGTCGATCTGATCGTCGGCCTGCACACCAGCGCGGTCCGCGTGGCCTTGCGCGACGTCACCATGCGCCATCGCATCCCCTACATCTACACGCCTGTCTACGAGGGCGGCGAGCGCACGCCGGGCGTGATGGCGATCGGCGAGACGCCGCGCTGGCAGAGCCGCCCCGCCATCCACTGGCTTGCCGACGTCAAGAAGGCCCAGCGCTGGTATCTGATCGGCAGCGACTATGTCTGGCCGTGGCAATCGCACCGTGCGGTCAAGAACTACATCAGGGAAACCGGCGGCCACGTCGTCGGCGAAGAGTTCGTTCCCCTCGGCGAGGACAATCACGAGCCGCATCTGGCGCGCATCCGCGCCGCCAAGCCCGATGTCGTGCTGATCTCGCTGATCGGCACCGACAGCATCACCTTCAACCGGGCTTTCGGCGAATGGGGCCTCGGCGCCACGACGCTGCGCCTTGCCGGGGCGATGGACGATACCGTGCTGCTCGGCATCGGCGCCGACAACAGCGAGAACATGTTCTGCGCCTCGGGCTATTTCACCGGAACCGGCACGCGCGCCAATGACGACTTCCAGAGCCGTTATCGCGCGATGTTCGGGCCGAATGCGCCGCCGATCGGCTCGGTCGGACAGTCGAGCTACGAGGGCTTGCGCTTCCTCGAGGCCGTCGCGAACAAGGCCGGCTCGTTGTCGATGGGCCCGATGCTGGTGGCCGGCCGCAACATCGTCTACAGCGGCGCCCGCGGTCCGGTCACCGTCCGCGACGGACGCGCGCGAATGCCGATGCATCTTGCCGAGGCCGACGGTCTCGACTTCAAGCTGATCAAGCCGATCTGA